AATTCCGAGTGCCGCTGTGCCTGAGATTGGCCTGATTAACGCGAGCGGGACTATTTCTGCCGGAATTCCCACCAGCTCAAGTGCAGGGCGGATCCAGTTCACCATGACATCAAGTGCGCCCGAGGCCCTGAATACCGCAATCGCGACCATCATCCCTACCAGGAATGGCATGATGGATACTGCCATTTTAATCCCTTCCTTGCCGCCTTCTACAAAACTTTCATATGTGGGGACTTTTTTATACGTTCCATAAATCAGGATAAAAGCGATCAAAACAGGGATGAACCATAATGATATCGCAGACACAATTTCCATTTGATTCACCCCTTCTTGCTTCTTCTATAGTAAAAGAAACGGTCTATTAATATGGCTGCAACGGCAGAGACAGCAGTTGCCACAAGCGTCGGTCCAACTATATCTGTAGGGTTGGAGGCATCATAATTCATTCTGATTGCAATCACAGTGGTTGGAATGAAGGTGATGCTTGCTGTGTTGATTGCAAGGAATGTGATCATCGACCGGCTTGCTTCATTTTTCCCATCATTCAATTCCTTTAGTTCTTCCATTGCCTTAATCCCAAGAGGTGTTGCGGCATTCCCAAGCCCGAACATATTCGCGATCATATTCGATAGTATGTAGCCCATCGCCGGATGGCTGGAGGGAACTTCTGGGAACAGCTTTGAAATTAAAGGCTTAAATAATGCAGAGAGCTTTGATAAAAGACCAGAATCTTCAGCGATCCTCATCATGCCGAGCCAAAATACCAGGATGCTGATCAATCCGATACTAAGTGTGATGGCTTCCTTTGCTCCTGTAAAAACAGCTTCGTTCACCTCAGCCATTGTGCCATTCACCATCGCAAAGCCAAGG
The window above is part of the Mesobacillus jeotgali genome. Proteins encoded here:
- a CDS encoding spore maturation protein, whose product is MEIVSAISLWFIPVLIAFILIYGTYKKVPTYESFVEGGKEGIKMAVSIMPFLVGMMVAIAVFRASGALDVMVNWIRPALELVGIPAEIVPLALIRPISGTAALGITSDLIGVHGPDSFIGTLAATLQGSTDTTFYVLTVYFGAVGIKKMGDALKVGLLADAVAIVTAIIVVTFMFSK
- a CDS encoding nucleoside recognition domain-containing protein; amino-acid sequence: MVNYIWVFMILISLGFAMVNGTMAEVNEAVFTGAKEAITLSIGLISILVFWLGMMRIAEDSGLLSKLSALFKPLISKLFPEVPSSHPAMGYILSNMIANMFGLGNAATPLGIKAMEELKELNDGKNEASRSMITFLAINTASITFIPTTVIAIRMNYDASNPTDIVGPTLVATAVSAVAAILIDRFFYYRRSKKG